The proteins below are encoded in one region of Penaeus monodon isolate SGIC_2016 unplaced genomic scaffold, NSTDA_Pmon_1 PmonScaffold_1076, whole genome shotgun sequence:
- the LOC119568783 gene encoding platelet-derived growth factor receptor alpha-like, producing the protein MLQCWQEDPTRRPSFSALSEALKSILEPEVTQNYENMNQHYQRLNEERFKEETDYLDMFIHPDYLNLVQLHEKPPAQDQENETESLWLQGREMQSSPVAEDIKEDDYLSMKSS; encoded by the exons ATGCTACAGTGCTGGCAAGAGGATCCAACACGGCGTCCAAGCTTCTCTGCACTTTCAGAGGCTCTGAAATCCATTCTGGAACCCGAGGTGACACAA AACTATGAGAATATGAATCAGCATTACCAGAGGCTGAATGAAGAGAGGTTCAAGGAGGAGACCGATTACCTGGATATGTTCATTCATCCGGATTACCTAAACCTCGTCCAACTGCACGAAAAACCTCCGGCGCAG gaTCAAGAGAACGAAACAGAATCTCTGTGGCTTCAGGGTCGAGAAATGCAATCTTCACCCGTTGCAGAAGATATTAAAGAAGATGATTATCTCTCGATGAAGTCTTCCTAA